CAGGCGGGTTCCGGTCATGACGACACCGTGCGCGCCAGCAGCGCATCGTACGCGAGCGCATCGGTGAGACCTGCCAGCCGGTCGGCGACGGACGCGCGCTTGACCGCCATCGCGCCCGCGGTGTCGATCACCTCGACATCTGCATCGACGACGAGGCCTGCCGCGATCGACTCCGCGCGTGACAGCGTGCGTCCCGTGTACGCGAGCGCCGCGGCGAAGGCGGGCGAAACCGCCGTCGCCAACAGCCGGAAGGCACCGGTGGCGAGCGCGGTCGCGCCGCCGCCGGTCGAAAGGGTGGCGCCGGCGGATGCCACGACGACATCGGCCGCCAGCACGAGGGCGACGCCGAATCCGGTGACCGCGCCGTCGACGGAAAGCGCGACCGGGGCAGGGTGACTCATCAGCGACAGGGCCAGTGCGTGGAAGTCGGCGGCGGTCTCGTCTGCGGCGAGCTCATGCTGCCAGGCTCCAGCCGCACCTCGGATGACGACGGCCTCGCGCGCCTTGGCTGCACTCTTCAGCTCACCGGTCAGGCGAGCACGTGCCTCACGGTCGAGGGATGTGATGTCGATCGTCTGCATGATGTTCCCTTTCACTTGCCCGTGAAGACGGCGCGGCGCTTCTCGAGGAACGCATCGATGCCCTCGTAGTGGTCCTCGGTGGACAGCAGGATGCCGAGCTGCGCGCGTTCGTAGTCGAGTGCGTCCGAGATGCCGGTCTCCTCCGACCTGCGCAGTGCCGCCTTCGCCGAGCGCGCGGCGACGGGGCTGTACTTCGCGATCCGCTCGGCGGCGGCGATCCCCGCCTCGACGACGAACTCCGCGGGCACGACCTCCGCGACCATGCCGAGGCGGCGAGCGGTCCAGGCATCGATGTTCTGCGCCTGCAGCACGAGCTCGGCGGCCTTGTAGCGACCGGCGACCCGAGCCCAGCGCTGGGTTCCGCCGGCGCCGGGGAGGATGCCGAGGTTGATCTCGGGCTGCCCGAGGATGGCGTTGTCGGCGGCGATCACCAGGTCGCAGCTCAGCGCGATCTCGCACCCGCCGCCGAGCGTGTAGCCGGCGATCGCCGCGACGCTGGGCTTCGGGAACTGCATGATGCGTGCGAAGGCCTGCGAGCGCCTGGACGCCATGTATGCGGCCGGGGTGTTGGCCCGAAGGTCGCGGATGTCGGCACCCGAGGCGAACAGCTTCGGTCCACCGGTGAGCACCACGGCACGCACCTCGGCGTCGAACTCCGCATCATCGAGCGCCACCACCAGCCCGTCGAGCACTTCGTTGCTGAGCGCGTTGCGCTGGGCCGGCCGATTGATCGTGACGACGAGCACGCTTCCGTGCCGCTCGGTGAGCACGGGCTGATCAAAGGTTTCCTCGGTCATGGTCCTGTCCTTCCTGGACGGTCAGTCGTCTTCCACGACGATCAGGTTCATCTCGGATGCCGCGATGACGGCACCCGATGCGTCTGCGAACACCGTGCGGATAACGGTGAACACCAGGGCCCCGCCGCTGCGCTCGCGTCGGTCGCGGCTGATCACCGCGGTGCGCGCGATGAGGCGCTCGCCGAGGGCGAATGCGCGTGCGACAGTGATCGTCTGCTCTCCGTGCAGGGCTGGGCGGTCACTGGCGACCCAGTCCGCGCAGTCCCTGACCGGGTACGGCCGTCGGATGCCGTCGTTCGCGTCGTCGTCCGGCAGGAAGCCGACAGCGGTGAGCATGAACGGGTAGGTGGGCACGGCGAAGCGGGCGCCGACGGCTTCCTTCACTGCGGTGAGCGTCGCGGGCGTCGGGGAGACCGCGACTTCCGCGACGAGCTGCGCGCCCTCGGGAAGCCGCAGCCTTTCGGCGTCGACCTCCGCGCTGTACTGCAGCGACACGGCATCGCGGCCGTCCCCCCGCGTGACCCGCGCAGAACCCTCACCGTCGACGTGCAGCGTCCCGACGTCGCCGACCGGCAGTGGCGCGATGAACCGTGCAGCCAGCGTGTACGCGTCGTCGGGGACATCCAGCTGTCCGGCCGCCCAGCCGAGCACGAGCATGCCCTGCGCGATGGCACTGTCGAGGCCGCCGGCTCGGGCCGCCTCCTCATCGAGATGGATGGGATTGTCGTCTGAGGATGCTGCGGCGTACCGCGCGATGCTGTCGTGATCGAAGAGCATCGTCGGATCCGCGATGGGGGTGATCTCCACGCAGCGCGCATCGCCGACATGGATGCCGTCGGGGCGCACCTCGATCTCGGATCCCACCGGCACAGGGGCGACGAAGCGCACCGAGACGGCATCGGCGTCCAGCGCCTCGATGGCCAGGCATGCCAGCAGGTGCCCGTGCGCGATCGGGACGCCGAATCGTGTGCTCGCCGCGTACTCGGGGTCGGTGTGCAGCGGATTCGCGTCCGTCGTCAGCTCGCCCCACCGCGTCAGCAGTTCGGCGTCGATCATGCTGCCGCCTCCCACCGGATCACGAAGCGCACCCGCGACGGGCTCGCGTCGACTCCCGGCGTGCGCAGATCCACATCGAAGGTGACGACGGCTCTGCCGGCCCTGTCGGTGCGGGTCCGCACATCGCAGCGGTGCTCCGTCGTCCCGCCGGGCTGCCATCCATCACCGGCGGCGCTGTCGATCCCGAGCAGAACACCGCCCGGTGGCAGCGACCGCCCGCGCGCGAAGGCCCGTCGCGCCTGCGCGATAGCGAGCCCAGCGGGCTTGGGTGCGTCGGTTCGGAGCAGCCGGGCGTACTCGGCGACGTCCACCGGGTCATCGCGGACCCAGGCGCCGTCCGTCGAGAGCTCAGCCGTCATCGCGATCACTTCCGGAAGGTGTCGACGTACGCGGCGAGCGCGGGCTTGGTGGCCGCGGAAGCCTGCGCCCATGACTCGAACTCGAGGGTGGTGGCGATGTCGCTCTTCGCGGCGATCTCGACGGCAGCCTTGATGTCGCGGGTGAGCTGCGAGTCGATGGCGGACCAGCGCGAAGCGAGCTTCATCGCCTCTGCCATCGGGTCGTCCGCGAAGACGGTCGCGACCCCCGCATCCACAGCCTGCTGAGCCTTGACGTTGCCGCCGTCCAGCAGCATCTTCAGCGCCTTGTCCTTGCCCATCGTCTGCACGAGGAACCAGGTGCATCCGCCGCCTGGATGCAGACCGATGCGCGAGAACGTCGCGGCGAAGACCGAATCGGGCCCGGCGACGCGCACGTCGCACACCATGGCGAGGTTCAGCCCTGCTCCCACCGCGGGTCCATGCACTGCCGCGATCACAGGCACGCCCAGATCGCGGATCGACAGGAACGACGCGTAGACCTCGTGCAGGTCGTCGCGGAGCTGTGCGACCGAGCGGGAGGTGTCGCCGAAGATGGCCGGCATGTCGGCGCCGCCGCAGAACGCCGACCCCTCGCCGGTCACGATGACGGCGCGGGTACCGGGATCCGCCTTGACGGAGCTCACCGCGTCGAGAAGATCCGCGCACAGCTCCGGAGCGAGGATGTTGCGGCGGGCGGGGTCGTTCAGCACGATGGCGCGAACACCGTCGTCGTAGGTGTCGATGCGTACCTTGCTCATCGCGTCTCCTCTGCAGTGATCCACGCCCATACGGCGTCCTCGTCCTTCGCCAGCAGCTCGAGACCGAGCCCCCGCTGCCATGCCGCAGCCGTGCCGGCCTCATCCCGCCACGCCCAGATCCGTCGGGTCGAAAGGTGAAGCGGATGCTCACGGGTGATGCCCATCGCGGCATGCAGCTGATGGGCGCTGCGCGCGCCGAGCGTCGCCGCCGTATCGAGCACGGCACGGGCCGCCGCCACGCGGCTGCCTGCATCCGCCCGCCCTGCGCCCACGGCGGCGACGGCCTCGGCCACCGCGACGCGCGCCAGCACGAACTCCGACAGCAGCTCGGCGAACAGTCCGGCGACCGCCTGGAACTTCAGCAGCGGACGCCCGAACTGCTCGCGGGTCGTGATGTGCTCATACGATTGGGCGCACGCTGTCTCGAGCGCCCCGATCGAGGCGACGGCGCGGAAGAGCGCGAGCTCGGCATCCGTCGCGGCGTCTGCGAAGACGACGTCGACAGCGGCCCCGTCGAGCGTGAAGGTGTCGCGCGGCTCTCCGGCCAGGTTGCGGCCCGGCGTCCATGCACCGGCGTCGGCTGGCACGAGCGCCCAGACCTGCTCGCCCTGACTGACCGCCGAGACCAGCACGTGCGCGGCCTCCCGACCCCACGGCACCCGCGGGATGCTGCCGCTGATGACGCCGTCGACGATCGTCGCATCGCCCCCGCCGGCCACGGTGACGAGTCCCAGGGCATCGAGGCCGGTCCGTCCGGCGCGAGCCAGAGCACGAGTCGCGGCGATGCTCTCTGCGACCGGCGCCGAGACGGCCGCACGCCCGAGCGCCTCGATGATCTCGGCGGCGTCCGACAGCTCGCCGCCTTCACCGCCGACGGCCTCGTCGACGGAGACGCGCAGCCAGCCGACCTCCGCCATCGATGCCCGCAGCTCCGCCTGGTCCTCGGGCTCGCCCGCCTGGCCGTCGAGCATCTCGTCGGCTGCGGATCCGACCTCTCCGCGCTGCCTGCGGATCTCCGTGAGCAGCGCGGGCGCTCCCCGGGAGACGAGTGTCTTCAGCACCTCTGATGTGCCACCTCGGATCGTGAACCCTGGCGAGGACAGGATGCCACCGGCGAGCAGGGCGGCAAGTCCTTCGCCGTCGGGGTCCGGCTCGACCGGGGTGACCTCGCGCGCGAACTCGACAACGGCCTTCTCGAACGCCGTGCCCAGATCCTTCTGCACCGCGGCATCCGTCACGGGCGATCCGCCCGCATCGATGTCGAGCGCGACCCGCACGGCCATGGCCCGCAGCGCGGCGAGGCGCGCGTACACGCGGCCCACTGCCATGGCCGATGCCTGCCCCTCCGGCGAGGCGGCGAGCTCATCGCGCGCCGCGGCCAGCAGCGGGTAGGTGCTCATGACCCGCTCGATGCCGCCGCGCTCGAGCGACAGCTGGCTGGTGACCTGGGTCCAGCCGTTGCCGATCTCACCGAGTACGTGATCGTCGTCGACGAAGACGTCGTCGAACGTCACCTCGTTGAAATGGTGCTCGCCGGCGAGATCGAGGATCGGACGCACCTCGACGCCGTCCGCCTGCATGTCGACGATGAACTCGGACAGGCCCTCGTGCTTGACCCCGGACTTGTCCGTGCGGGCGAGCACGTAGGCGTGGGTCGCGTGATGCGCCTGGCTGGTCCAGATCTTGCGCCCGGCGATGCGCCATCCGCCGGCGACTCGTGTCGCCGTGGTGCGCACCGAGGCGAGGTCGGAGCCGGCCTCGGTCTCGCTCATGCCGAGGCAGAAGACCAGCTCGCCGGATGCGATGCCGGGCACGTAGCGGCTCTTCGCGACCTCGGAGCCGTAGCGCAGGAGCGACGGTCCGATCTGGCGCTCCGCGATCCAGTGACCTGCGACGGGGGCGCCGGTGCGCAGGATCTCCTCTGTCACCACCAGGCGGGCGATGCCGGGCCGGCCACCTCCGCCGACCTCCTTTGGCCAGGTGATGCCGAGCAGCCCGCGGCGACCCATCTCGCGGCTGAACTCAGGATCGTACGAGCGCAGCCAGGAGTCGCAGGTCGGGACGAAGCCCCATCCGGTGATCAGGTCGCGCACGCTCGCGCGCAGATCCTGGGTGTCATCGATCATGGTCACTTCTCTGCTCCTTCGTTCTCCAGCGCTCTGGCTGCAACCTGATATCCGCGTCGCGCAGCTGACTCGAGCACCGCTCTGGCCACCTGACGCTCCTCGTCGGTCACAGCCTGGCGCTGCGTGAACCGGGACATGTCGGCGCCCAGACTCTCGACGTGCGCGAGGAAGGCAGCTGCACCGGGCGTCTCTGCGACCTCTTCGACATGCAGGTCCTCACCCAACCGCACGATGCCCCATCGCGTGTGCAGCCGGACCAGTGTGTCCGGTCCGGGCGCCGCGGTGACGTGCTCGACCGCGCGCTGGAATCGCTTGAGGTCGGTGGCACCGGTGAGCAGCACGAGCTCGCGGGCCGAGGCTGCGATGTCGGGGGCTCCACCTCCACCAGGGAGGCGCACCTTCGGGTTGTCGCGGCTCTCGCCGATGAAGGACGAGTTCACCCGCCCGTGGATGTCGACATTGCTCGCGTCGAGGACGACGCGATCGAAGTGCCGCCCGCCCGCGAGCAGGACGGCGGCGGAGTCGCCGAGCCAGCTGTAGGCGTTCGCGTAGGCGGCGTAGTCGGTCGTGCTGGTGGGCACCTCGTCCCCTGCAGCCCACGTGGCGACGCCTGCTTCGAAGACCTGGGAGAACGGCGAGCCGTCGAGCGCGTGCGCGACCTGCCCGGCGAGCACCGGCCAGTGGAACCCGGTGAACACCCAGCCGCCGCGGCGGAACTCTCGCGCAGCACGCACGAGGAAGTCGATTGCCGTCGCATCGCTCATCGTTCTGCTCCCTTCACGCGGTCGAGCCATTCGGTGAAGCCCTCAGCGGTCTTCGAGTGGTCGGCGTAGTCGATGTAGGCGCCGACGTCTCGCCCGTACCTTCCGACCGCGCCATCCGGCGCGACCGCGCCCGGCTGCACGACGACGGCGTCGAACAGGTAGCCGGGAAGGGTCACCCCGTGGGCGCGCACGTCGGCGGCATCCGTCAACTGCTCGACCACCAGCACGGCGGCGCGGGATGCCGCAGCCGCGACGGGCACCTCGCTGACGGGACCGTTGATCCAGGCGTTGCCGTCCGGGTCGCAGCGGTCGGCGTGCACGAAGGCGATGTCGGGCGTGATCGCCTGGACGACGTTCGCCGAGCCGAATCCGGTGGTCACCTGCTCGACGCGTCCGCGGCTCCAATCCTCGGTGAGGAAGCCCGTGCCCTCCAGCCCCGGGAAAGGCATGAACGGCACGCCCCACGCGCCCGCGGTGAGCGCTGCAGTGAACATTCCCAGGCTGACTTCGTGAAACGCCACCGGGGAACGACCCGACTCGGCCAGTCGCCGGAAGTTGTATGCCGCGAACGGGCCGACGGGACTCCAGCAGTGCCCGAACGTGGCCGACGCCGCGACGCCGGCACCGATCAGCTGATCGAGCAGGATGCCGCCCGAGCCGATGATCATGTCGAGTTCGCGGCGCTGCTGACGGATGATCTCGTGGCCGACCGCGAACAGCTGGGAGCCGAAGTTGCCCAGGTAGACCGAGTCGCCATCGTGCACGTGAGTGCGCACGGCGTCGTCGAGCTTCAGGACGGGAAGACTCATGCGTACGCCTCCGGAAGCATGTGCAGTCCGGGCCCGATGTGCGCCCCGCCGTCGATCTGGATCAGCTGCCCGGTCATGAGCGCCCCGGCGGGGCTGGCGAGGAAGGCGACCAGCTCGGCGACCTCTTCGACACTGGTCGGGCGGCGCATCGGCGTGGCTTTTGCCACCAGATTGCCGAGCACATGCATGCTCGCCTCGTCGCTGAGCGCGCTCGTCACGACGGTTCCCGGACCGAGGCAGTTGAGTCGGATGCCCTCGGTCGCCCATTCCAGGGCGAGGGACCGCGTCATGCCCAGCACTCCGGCGCGGGCGGCGATGGAATGGGTCATGCCCATGCCTCCGCGCTCGAGACCCGACAGCGAGATGTTGACGACGCTGCCGCTGTTCTTCGCCAGGAAGCGGTGGGCCTGCTTGGTGATGTGGAACACCGCAGTGAGGTTGAGGTCGATGACCGAGTTCCACCCGTTCGCGGAGATCTCATCCGCGGGGGCGAAGAACTGTCCACCCGCGTTGTTGAACAGATGATCGATGCCGTGCGTCTCCCCGACCTCCTCGACGAGCGCGGTGACCGCATCGTGATCGCGCACGTTGACGGCGCGCGCCTCGAACCGGTCGGGTTCTGCCGCAAGTGATCGCGTCTCCTCGAGACTCTCGAGGTGACGCCCGGCGCCGGTGACCCGGGCGCCCAGTTCGATGAGGCGCAGCGCCGTGGCACGGCCGATTCCGGAGCCGGCTCCTGTGACCAGGGCCGACAGGCCTTCGAGCGCGCCGTCGCGCAGTACGCGCCCGGAGTTCTGTGCTGCACTCACGCGATACTCTCCTTGTTCGTTTCGTCGGTCATGGCATCGCGGCGGGGAATCCGACCGCCTGAGAAGGTGACGGGGAACTGCGGCACGGCGCGGCCAGTGGCGGCGATGTCCGCGACCGCGCCAGGCCGGTCGGCGTGCAGCGCGGCGAGCGCATCGTCGACTGTGCGAACCGGCGCTGCGGCGACGCCGATGCCGCGCATGGTCTCGAGCACCTCGTCCGCCGTGCGCCGCGACGCCCATTCGGCCAGGGGCTGCTCGAAGCGCGCTCGGTCGCCGAGGCGCTCGGCCAGCGGGCCGTCCGGCGCGCTGCTCAGCATCCGCACCTCGTCCCAGGTCTTGTCGAGTCCCGCATAGATGTACACCGGCCCGTCTGCCGCTTCGAAGACCGTGGACGGAGCGGTGGCGATGTCGCGGCTGCCGCTGCCCACCGGGGGCGGAGCGCCGTCCGAGACGGTCAGCGTCGCCGGACCGCACAGGGCGCTGAGCGCGACCTCGATCATCGGCACATCGATGAGCATGCCTCCGCCGCGCGCCGCATCTGTGAGCGCCATCGCCGTGGAGATGCCGGCATACAGACCGGTGAAGACGTCCGTCGGATAGCCCGAGGAGATGCGTGCAGAGCCGTCGGCATCCGCATTCAGCATCGCGAAGCCGCTGTCCGCCTGCACGACCGCATCCAGTGCCGTACGCGGATCGTCGATGCCGTACGCCGAGACGATGGTGACGACCAGGCCGGGGTGGCGCGCGTGCAGCGTCTCCCAGTCGAGGCCGAGCTTGGCTCGCGTGCGCGCTGCGAAGTTCATGATCACCGCATCGGCGTCATCGAGCATCCGCTCGAGTTCGGCCCGCCCCGCGGCATCCGCGATGTCGAGTCGGATCGACTGCTTGCCGGTGTTGTACTGCCGGTAGTAGACGCTGCCCTCGCCGGTGTCCCCCAGCAGGCGTGACGGGTCACCGCGAAGCGGCTCGACCTTGATCACATCGGCGCCGAAGTCGGCGAGCAGCTGCCCGCACGCGGGGCCCGCGATGTATTGACTCAGATCGATGACGCGTCTGCCTGCCAGGGGTCTCGGGGTCATCGCTCCGCGCCCGCGTTCTCTCGCCGCATCAGCTGCGAGGGTCGGTATCGGCTGTCGCCGAACGCGGCGAGCATCGACCTGAGTCCGGCATGGACCTGCTGCACGCCGACCCTGTCGGTGTATTCGAAGGGCCCGCTCGGGTGGTT
Above is a genomic segment from Microbacterium sp. W4I4 containing:
- a CDS encoding MaoC/PaaZ C-terminal domain-containing protein; the protein is MIDAELLTRWGELTTDANPLHTDPEYAASTRFGVPIAHGHLLACLAIEALDADAVSVRFVAPVPVGSEIEVRPDGIHVGDARCVEITPIADPTMLFDHDSIARYAAASSDDNPIHLDEEAARAGGLDSAIAQGMLVLGWAAGQLDVPDDAYTLAARFIAPLPVGDVGTLHVDGEGSARVTRGDGRDAVSLQYSAEVDAERLRLPEGAQLVAEVAVSPTPATLTAVKEAVGARFAVPTYPFMLTAVGFLPDDDANDGIRRPYPVRDCADWVASDRPALHGEQTITVARAFALGERLIARTAVISRDRRERSGGALVFTVIRTVFADASGAVIAASEMNLIVVEDD
- a CDS encoding enoyl-CoA hydratase — encoded protein: MSKVRIDTYDDGVRAIVLNDPARRNILAPELCADLLDAVSSVKADPGTRAVIVTGEGSAFCGGADMPAIFGDTSRSVAQLRDDLHEVYASFLSIRDLGVPVIAAVHGPAVGAGLNLAMVCDVRVAGPDSVFAATFSRIGLHPGGGCTWFLVQTMGKDKALKMLLDGGNVKAQQAVDAGVATVFADDPMAEAMKLASRWSAIDSQLTRDIKAAVEIAAKSDIATTLEFESWAQASAATKPALAAYVDTFRK
- a CDS encoding enoyl-CoA hydratase/isomerase family protein gives rise to the protein MTEETFDQPVLTERHGSVLVVTINRPAQRNALSNEVLDGLVVALDDAEFDAEVRAVVLTGGPKLFASGADIRDLRANTPAAYMASRRSQAFARIMQFPKPSVAAIAGYTLGGGCEIALSCDLVIAADNAILGQPEINLGILPGAGGTQRWARVAGRYKAAELVLQAQNIDAWTARRLGMVAEVVPAEFVVEAGIAAAERIAKYSPVAARSAKAALRRSEETGISDALDYERAQLGILLSTEDHYEGIDAFLEKRRAVFTGK
- a CDS encoding acyl-CoA dehydrogenase family protein: MIDDTQDLRASVRDLITGWGFVPTCDSWLRSYDPEFSREMGRRGLLGITWPKEVGGGGRPGIARLVVTEEILRTGAPVAGHWIAERQIGPSLLRYGSEVAKSRYVPGIASGELVFCLGMSETEAGSDLASVRTTATRVAGGWRIAGRKIWTSQAHHATHAYVLARTDKSGVKHEGLSEFIVDMQADGVEVRPILDLAGEHHFNEVTFDDVFVDDDHVLGEIGNGWTQVTSQLSLERGGIERVMSTYPLLAAARDELAASPEGQASAMAVGRVYARLAALRAMAVRVALDIDAGGSPVTDAAVQKDLGTAFEKAVVEFAREVTPVEPDPDGEGLAALLAGGILSSPGFTIRGGTSEVLKTLVSRGAPALLTEIRRQRGEVGSAADEMLDGQAGEPEDQAELRASMAEVGWLRVSVDEAVGGEGGELSDAAEIIEALGRAAVSAPVAESIAATRALARAGRTGLDALGLVTVAGGGDATIVDGVISGSIPRVPWGREAAHVLVSAVSQGEQVWALVPADAGAWTPGRNLAGEPRDTFTLDGAAVDVVFADAATDAELALFRAVASIGALETACAQSYEHITTREQFGRPLLKFQAVAGLFAELLSEFVLARVAVAEAVAAVGAGRADAGSRVAAARAVLDTAATLGARSAHQLHAAMGITREHPLHLSTRRIWAWRDEAGTAAAWQRGLGLELLAKDEDAVWAWITAEETR
- a CDS encoding SDR family NAD(P)-dependent oxidoreductase translates to MSAAQNSGRVLRDGALEGLSALVTGAGSGIGRATALRLIELGARVTGAGRHLESLEETRSLAAEPDRFEARAVNVRDHDAVTALVEEVGETHGIDHLFNNAGGQFFAPADEISANGWNSVIDLNLTAVFHITKQAHRFLAKNSGSVVNISLSGLERGGMGMTHSIAARAGVLGMTRSLALEWATEGIRLNCLGPGTVVTSALSDEASMHVLGNLVAKATPMRRPTSVEEVAELVAFLASPAGALMTGQLIQIDGGAHIGPGLHMLPEAYA
- a CDS encoding CoA-transferase, giving the protein MSLPVLKLDDAVRTHVHDGDSVYLGNFGSQLFAVGHEIIRQQRRELDMIIGSGGILLDQLIGAGVAASATFGHCWSPVGPFAAYNFRRLAESGRSPVAFHEVSLGMFTAALTAGAWGVPFMPFPGLEGTGFLTEDWSRGRVEQVTTGFGSANVVQAITPDIAFVHADRCDPDGNAWINGPVSEVPVAAAASRAAVLVVEQLTDAADVRAHGVTLPGYLFDAVVVQPGAVAPDGAVGRYGRDVGAYIDYADHSKTAEGFTEWLDRVKGAER
- a CDS encoding CaiB/BaiF CoA-transferase family protein — protein: MTPRPLAGRRVIDLSQYIAGPACGQLLADFGADVIKVEPLRGDPSRLLGDTGEGSVYYRQYNTGKQSIRLDIADAAGRAELERMLDDADAVIMNFAARTRAKLGLDWETLHARHPGLVVTIVSAYGIDDPRTALDAVVQADSGFAMLNADADGSARISSGYPTDVFTGLYAGISTAMALTDAARGGGMLIDVPMIEVALSALCGPATLTVSDGAPPPVGSGSRDIATAPSTVFEAADGPVYIYAGLDKTWDEVRMLSSAPDGPLAERLGDRARFEQPLAEWASRRTADEVLETMRGIGVAAAPVRTVDDALAALHADRPGAVADIAATGRAVPQFPVTFSGGRIPRRDAMTDETNKESIA
- a CDS encoding enoyl-CoA hydratase-related protein, which encodes MQTIDITSLDREARARLTGELKSAAKAREAVVIRGAAGAWQHELAADETAADFHALALSLMSHPAPVALSVDGAVTGFGVALVLAADVVVASAGATLSTGGGATALATGAFRLLATAVSPAFAAALAYTGRTLSRAESIAAGLVVDADVEVIDTAGAMAVKRASVADRLAGLTDALAYDALLARTVSS